The Methanoregula sp. region TTGCCGATGCCGGAAATTCCGGTACTTCAGGAACGCTCGCATGATCGCTGCGATCAACAAAAAACTCATCCCAGATGAATTTCCCCGCGATCACCAAAGTCGTTCCTGTAAACGCCAGAGCAGCTCCTAGAAAGGCTCTTCCTGTCACGCTTGTATGTCGCGCAGATGCCGCCATAGTGGCCGCAGAAGCAACGAGCAAGCCCCCCGCGGCATCGTTGCTCTTGGTATCAGCGGCGGCAGAATGCGACGGCAGCGGCTCACTTGCGACTGTTTCGCGCGGCACCTGATGATGGTTTTCGATTCCCACAAGGTGCCTGGAGAAGGAGCAGTTTCTCTCCGCGCCAGGCATTTCCCCCATATTTTCCGTGTGCGTACAATGCCAGCTTTTTTGTTCTGTCACCTTGGGGTTTGCCGTGCCTGCGCTATTGATTTCTTCCACACAAAGATAGTGATGGTTGCCGCTCGTATCTTGCGCGGTAAAGCGACACACTTCTCCAGCATGCTGCGCCATTTTTCCAAGATGATTCCAATAGCTGCTGGCGCGCAACAACAAATTTCCCAGATACGCCGGTACCCGCAGCAAGCGTCGTTGGGGCGCGCCTTCATCGGTGATCCAATGCTTGGCGACCACGACCAGCACAGCCAAGCCGGTAAAAAAATAGCTGGATGCATGGTCGCCATCCTGGAGCGAAAATTGCTCCAGAAACGGCTCGCCGACATAGTCGAGCAGCGTCTCGCGAATAAAATGCGCCATCTGCGAAATCATGTTGCCGCTGTCAAGCAAGTGGGAAGAAGCCAGACCGATTGTGTTTAACATCGCCATGTCGATATTTTTTCTTTCCGTCACGGCCATGTACAGGTCATTTGCTGTGACTACAATATCGATTGGCAATCCCGGAAAAATTTTTAATAGCCCGGCGAAAACGAGTTGATTTTCTAACACGCCACCAAAATTGCTGATGAGCTCTTTGGCGCAACGCCGACAATCTTCGGTGAATGGAATAGATTGTTCGACATCGTTTTCCGAATGGCTGTCCGCTGACGTAAAATCCGTCTGAACCTCAAACCGCTCCTTATCCATATCGAAATGATCAACGGCATCAAACCAGATTTCGGGCGACTCCATATCTGAGGAGGCAAGCGCAACAGGAGAAACAGAAGAAACTGGGAGTGAGAGTGAGGGAGAGGTAACATGCATCTATAAGCCCTTTATTCAAGAATTTGTCATAGTCCTGCCCAATGCGCTCACCTGCTTATTTGGCTATTTGGCTATCTGGCTAATGTACAAATCTCTACCGGGGCTTCATCATTAGCTCCCAATGAGGATGCTGATGATGAGAAAAACTGATGTAGTGCGCTTAACAAAATGCTGCCAGCAGCGTTGCAGCCTCCTTACCGTAGCCATACTGGCTGCAGCGGCGTGCCTTGATACCGGCGTCAAATCGATGGTGATGCGTGGGCAATTTTGTATGTTGTATGAAATGCGTTCTCGAAACGCTTTCCACCAAACTGGTTGGAATTTCACGTGAAGTGAAAAGTTCCTACCTCAAATCATTGACCTTATTGCCCTCATAGCGAGGCCATACGATGACTGATGGTGATGGTTAAAGTCAGTCCGAGGCGGTACCGGGCATCTTGGCATCTCTTGAATGTGGAGAATGCCCCTGACAATGCAGCTGGATAATGGAAGATGAAGAAATGCAGTGCTGCACTGATAATGAGTCGCCCCTGAATAACTCCGCAAACAGCCACAGGCAAGGTTTTTCAGTCGAAAAATGCATGTTGCATTTGCAAGGATATGAAATATTCCTCTCACTTTCTTGCAAATATTGACGAGGTTTTGATGGGACCCAAGCCTGAACTTGCGCAATCTGGCCAATTGTTTGGCTATCCGTTGATGGCGCATTTGAATCTGCGCCATCCGCTCATCGAGCTAGCCGGTCTGATCGATTGGGACGCCATCGATCGCCTCGCCGGTGTTTCTTTCACCTCAAAGCGAGGACGTCCGGCAGTGGGTCCCAGGCTCATTGCCGGGCTGCTGTATTTGCAGCATGCCTACGACCAGTCAGACGAAGAAGTGGTCTGGAACTGGGTTGAGAATCCTTACTGGCAAGTGTTCACCGGCGAGACCTATTTAGTCGCCCCTGAATAACTCCGCAAACAGCCACAGGCAAGGTTTTTCAGTCGAAAAATGCATGTTGCATTTGCAAGGATATGAAATATTCCTCTCACTTTCTTGCAAATATTGACGAGGTTTTGATGGGACCCAAGCCTGAACTTGCGCAATCTGGCCAATTGTTTGGCTATCCGTTGATGGCGCATTTGAATCTGCGCCATCCGCTCATCGAGCTAGCCGGTCTGATCGATTGGGACGCCATCGATCGCCTCGCCGGTGTTTCTTTCACCTCAAAGCGAGGACGTCCGGCAGTGGGTCCCAGGCTCATTGCCGGGCTGCTGTATTTGCAGCATGCCTACGACCAGTCAGACGAAGAAGTGGTCTGGAACTGGGTTGAGAATCCTTACTGGCAAGTGTTCACCGGCGAGACCTATTTACAGACCAAGCCACCGATTGATCCTTCGAGTTTGACGCGATGGCGCCAGCGTCTTGGTGAAGCAGGCATGGAAGAGTTATTAGCTCAGACCATCGAAGCCGCCAAGCGCGCTGGCCTGATCAAGGCCGCCAGCATTGAACATGTGATCGTCGACACCACCGTCATGGAAAAAGCGATTGCTCCGCCCACCGACTCAAGACTGCTGGAACGCTCCCGACAACATCTGGTGAAGTTCGCGCAGCAATGCGGACTGACGCTGCGACAAAACTACAACCGGGAAGGTCCGCAACTGGCATGGCAGGTAGGCCGCTACGCGCATGCCAGGCAGTTCAAACGGATGAGAGGTGCACTCAAGGCCTTGCGCACCCGCGTCGGTCGCGTACATCGGGATATCGCACGACAAATGAGCCAGGTGCCCGTGCAGCAACAGGCCAGACTCAAAGACCTGTTAAGCCGAACCGAACGCATTGTGCTCCAACAACCGAAAGACAAAAACAAACTCTATGCGCTGCATGCCCCGGAGGTCGAATGTATTGCCAAAGGCAAGGCCAGAACGCCCTATGAGTTTGGCGTCAAGGTGTCGATTGTGACGACACACAAAGAAGGACTCGTGGTTGGTGCGCGCTCGATGCCAGGCAATCCGTATGACGGCCACACCTTGCGCGAAGCACTGGAACAGGCAGAAATTGTATCGAACGTCAAACCACAGATGGTCTTCGTCGATAGAGGTTATCGGGGTGTGGACATTGACGATGTACAGATCTGGAGATCAGGTCAGAGGCGCGGCGTCACGCGTGGCTTAAAAGCTATGATCAAGCGACGCAGCGCGATTGAACCGACCATCGGTCACATGAAAACAGATGGTAAGTTCGGCAAAAACTGGCTCAAGGGAGCGCTCGGTGATGCTATGCATGCCGTGCTGTGCGGCGCGGGTCATAACCTGAGAATGATCATGAGGAAGCTGCGGCTTTTTTGCGCCAATAGGTTTGGCATGCTCCTGTGCTGTATCGCATATCGAGGCTGAAAAATTAGCCTGTTCCGTTAAAAAATGAATTGTTCAGGGCCGACTAAATACTTCATGAGGCGTTTTGTAATTCAAGCATTTTCGCGGGCGATGATTGAGGCTGTCCATAGCAAATCTTACGTCCTTCTCGGTGATGGACTCGAAACGCATTTTCTTAGGAAAGAACTGGCGTATTAATCCGTTCATATTTTCGTTCGCGCCACGCTCCCACGAGCTGTATGGATGGGCGAAGTAAAATTTTGCGTCGATTTCTTTCGCAATACGTTCATGTTGGGCAAACTCTTTTCCATTATCGGTCGTCAGTGTATGCACGCAGTCAGCAAAAGGCGTCAGCAGAGAAATCATGGTGTTTGAGACTGCCAGGGCAGTTTTATGTGTGACTTTGCCAATCAGGGTATAGCGGGATTTACGTTCATTGAGCGTCACGAGTGCCTGCTGATGATTTGCGCCGATGACCGTGTCGCCTTCCCAGT contains the following coding sequences:
- a CDS encoding IS5 family transposase, producing MGPKPELAQSGQLFGYPLMAHLNLRHPLIELAGLIDWDAIDRLAGVSFTSKRGRPAVGPRLIAGLLYLQHAYDQSDEEVVWNWVENPYWQVFTGETYLQTKPPIDPSSLTRWRQRLGEAGMEELLAQTIEAAKRAGLIKAASIEHVIVDTTVMEKAIAPPTDSRLLERSRQHLVKFAQQCGLTLRQNYNREGPQLAWQVGRYAHARQFKRMRGALKALRTRVGRVHRDIARQMSQVPVQQQARLKDLLSRTERIVLQQPKDKNKLYALHAPEVECIAKGKARTPYEFGVKVSIVTTHKEGLVVGARSMPGNPYDGHTLREALEQAEIVSNVKPQMVFVDRGYRGVDIDDVQIWRSGQRRGVTRGLKAMIKRRSAIEPTIGHMKTDGKFGKNWLKGALGDAMHAVLCGAGHNLRMIMRKLRLFCANRFGMLLCCIAYRG